TCCAAAACGTATAAACGACCGCGTGCCAGAATGCACGGAATAGTGTTGCGGACCTGGCAGAAGCGCTGTATATACGAGCAGAGGGACTCATCGTCCTTCCGCTGCAAAGCATGCAGGTCCGCCTCCTCTCCTGGGCGGGGGTACGTGCCTTGGAAGTTCGtaatgaactgctggcacaggtcctcccaggagtggatggAGTTGAGGGGCTGGGTCATCAGCCAGCCGCGCGCCTGACCCTTAAGAGCCATGGGGAAATAATTCGCCATGACTCGgtcgtccccccccccccccccgctccgCCACGATGATCGTGGtatagatctggagaaactcggagGGATTGATGCTGCCATCATACTTCTCCGTAAGGTTGGGGCGAAACTTCGGCATATAGAAGATTCTAAGTCACATCACCGTTAGGCAAAAAATGACAAAGAAAATAATGATTGACgatgtttagattttttttccataattacaacaccgttgggcagaaataATTAAGGAAATAACAATCTTAATGAGATCATCTTTCTTTCTAGATAAACTTCTTGTTGGCTCCATTAATCTAGAAATAATTTACTCAGTATTGAAATTGATCTTAAATAATAAACATTGATAATTGCATATAATTAGTTTACCTTGGCTTAATCAATCGTATGCAAAATAAACTTAGAATTTCATAGTCAAAGCACCATTGGTCATAAATAATTATGAATAATCTTAAAATTAATTCCTTAATTATACCCCATTGGGTAGAAAATAACTAAGgaacaaaaaaattataattaacaTGAAATTATAATAACGTGGATTAAATATAACTTCACATCTTAATGCTTTAATTCTAGTCAAATTTCTCATTGGTTCCATTCGACTATAAATCATTAACTAAGGAAATAACCATTATATAGATCTTGACATGAAATCATAATATTGGTGAAAgaggggaatttaactatttgccacttttagattttgGCAATTATCCAAATGCCCTTTACAgatttgcactttttttttgcccctCTTAAGAGGTGGTttcttaactatttaccacttttgCCCACGTGACATGCCAACGTGGCAAACTTGGGGTGAAAAAtagtgtgggacccacttgtcagtcTTTCCCTTCCCTTCATATctctcggcggcgccgcctcacaGCCGAGCCGACATTGTGAACGGAGCTAGGTAGTGGGCTGGGCGTGGGCGTTCATCGGGCCCGTGTCACCGTCcttggcctccgccgccgctacggtggtggtggagggttGGCGGCGCCACCATTTGGAGTTGGCGACGACGGAGGTGATGCTGGGGAAATCCGGTTCGGACGAGTGCATGTATGCGGAGAACGGGTGGCGCGAGCGCCAGGAGAGCCCACCACGATGACGGTGAGCGCGATGACGTCGAACACGGCGTAGAGCCTAGGCGTGGGCTGGCGAGGATGCGGGGCATGCAAGGCGTGGCCAGCAGCCATGCACTGGCATGGCTACAGCGGGGTGTACCACACGCGGAGGGCGCACGAGTGGGTATGGATGTGCAAGGTGTGCAAgttggcgcccgccgccgtcacctGGAAGGTCAACGCCGCGGTGCTATGTGCTGCCTGCGATGCCAACATCCACGACGCCAACCCGCTGGCCCGGCGCCACGCGCGTCCCTGTCACGCCCATCGGTTCAGCTGCTGTGGCAGCCGAGGCCGTGATGTTCGGTAGCAGCGATAGCAGCACGGCGCGCTCAACCTCAACCTCAACCTCGGCGTCGGTGTCAGTGTCGGCGTCGGCGCACCAAGCAGTCCTAGAGCTCCTACACCACCACCAAATACGGCGCAGAGCTCGCGGATGGCGTGGAGACGGTGGAGGCGACAGCGATAGGCGCAGGAGCGCCGAGGGATAGCATATGATCCTCTCGATCCTGGGGCTCGCCAGGATAGTAGCGGCCTCGGCGTGTGCTGGGTTTCTCGGGCACGTCGGGATGGACTCAGGATAATAGCGACGGCCATGGGCGCGTCGGGATGGGCTCAGGACGGCGGCAGCCACCATGGGCGCGGGACGCGAACccgaggagagagatgaagtgGAGGAAGAGATTGATGAGTGAGTCCCACACCATTTTTCACTTGAGTTTGCCACGCTGACATGCCATGTGGGCAAAAGTGGCGAATAGTTAACAGACCACCTCTTaggagggaaaaaaattataattgccaaacctaaaagttgtaaatagttaaattctcCAAGAAAAGATGCTTAGTAATATCATGCATagtaaaaaaagaatattgcTTGTTTCctctccaattttttttaaagttatcTTTTGTTAGGATTAATTTGTTTATAAATGAACCACATAAAGACTTTTTTAAATCATAATTTTGCAAATAATAGCATATGCATGCCCATGGATCTAACAGAATGTGTGAAGCAGATTAAAAGCAAGATGAACACATCTCCTAAACCGCTACATGTGCCGCATAGGTTGTGTATAATAATCGTTCGcaacaaaaaggaaaataaaaacattatctaaaaaaacactCCAGAATTCTAGAATCACCGATCATGTTGGTGCGATCGTGACCGTCCGACGCAGCCTATCTACCAGAACGAGTCGGAGTCGGACTCACCAATCCCCCAAATAAATCCACCGACCACCGCCAAGcgccaattctccaaatccgcCGCCAACCaacgcgcctgctcctcccaaATCCAAATCCTCTTCTCCCATCCgcttccttctcctcctcccccgcccatGGCGTCCTCGGCGGTGGCGAGCCGCAAGCGCGCGGCGCCCTACGATCTGGAGCCCCGTGCCTGCTGCGGATCCTCCCCGGCGAGCgggccgaagcggcggcggtacAACTTCGGGAGCGCCGATGACTACGAGCGCCTCGACGTGGTCGGCCAGGGCGCGTTCGGCGTGGTGCTCAGGGCGCGGGATCGCCGCACCGGCAAGGTCGTCGCGCTCAAGCGCCTCATCGGGGCGGACGAGGGCGGCCGCTTCGCCCCCGACTTCGACGCGCTCAGGGTGGAGGCCGCCTGCCAGCACGCCTGCCGCGGCCACCCCAACATCGTCCAGATCAAggacgtcgtcgccgacgccaaGACAGGTGACCTCTTCCTCGTCCTCGAGTTCGTCGGAAGCAGCCTCCGGGATGAGTTCCCCAGGGCCCACCCGGAGGACATCGTCCGCGCCATGATGCGGCcgctcgtcgacgccgccaAGAAGATGCACGCCTCGCGCGTCATCCATCGGGACATCAAGCCGGAGAACATCCTTGTCAGCTTCTCCGGGCAGCTCAAGATCTGTGATTTCGGGGCCGCCACGCTGATGAAGCCCGCCGGGAAGCCGTACGACCTGTGCCGCCCCGGCACGCTGCCGTACACCTCGCCGGAGCAGCTGGCCGGCAACCGGTGCTACGGCCCCGCGGTGGACATGTGGGCGTTAGGATGCATCATGGGCGAGCTCCTCACCGGCGCGCCGCTCTTCGGAGGCGACATGACTGAGGAGGAGCTGCTCGCCGACCTGTCCGCCAACCTGGACGACCAGCTCAACGAGCTCTTCTATGATGTCCTGCCGGagctgtcgccggcggcgcgcgaggtCCTGTCCGGGCTGCTGGCGTTCGACCCAGAGAAGAGGCTGACGGCGTCGGAGGCGCTGGAGCACCGGTGGTTCGCCGAGGAGCCCAAGAAAGCAGAGTTCCCTGGCTTCGTGCCTCTCTTCGGTTAGTCTGTCAGTGTAGAGTGTTGGTTTCAGATTGTCAGTCTGCATGTAACTTACTAGAACTGTTAGTCTGCAGTCTTGTCTTTAAATTAGAACTGATGATTGGTAGTCTTGTTTAGGACTGATGATTGCATTAGCAAATCGGCATTGCAATCAGTGTAATCTTTTTATTCCGATTTATT
Above is a window of Oryza sativa Japonica Group chromosome 10, ASM3414082v1 DNA encoding:
- the LOC4348129 gene encoding putative cyclin-dependent kinase F-2, with protein sequence MASSAVASRKRAAPYDLEPRACCGSSPASGPKRRRYNFGSADDYERLDVVGQGAFGVVLRARDRRTGKVVALKRLIGADEGGRFAPDFDALRVEAACQHACRGHPNIVQIKDVVADAKTGDLFLVLEFVGSSLRDEFPRAHPEDIVRAMMRPLVDAAKKMHASRVIHRDIKPENILVSFSGQLKICDFGAATLMKPAGKPYDLCRPGTLPYTSPEQLAGNRCYGPAVDMWALGCIMGELLTGAPLFGGDMTEEELLADLSANLDDQLNELFYDVLPELSPAAREVLSGLLAFDPEKRLTASEALEHRWFAEEPKKAEFPGFVPLFG